CTGCTTTGCCTCTGTGGAGATACCCTATGACCCAAGTAGGCTGCAACCACATGTACACCTCAGTCAGAAAATAGAAGGGTTTAAGCCCAGAAAGGGCACAGGGCCGTTCATTGTCTGTTCCTCTTAAGAAGTCTTCCCAAAACTCCCAGCCAACCTCTGCCCACCTCCCCCTGGCAATCCACAGCGCCAAGGGAGGCTGGGCATTTAACATTTTAGCTGGTCCCACCGCTGCTTGAGTAGACTTGGACAATCCTGGATACTTGGTAGGCAAGTAGCAGCCTCAGCCACAGGACCTAAGCACTTTCACTGCCTGAAACCCTGCCTTGTTTCACTGCCTGCCTTGTTACCCTGAAGATTTCAAGAGCATTGATGACAGTAGCAATCATCCAGTTTACCAATGAAAGGCAGCTGGATGGATGCTCAGAGAAGAGATCAGACAACTTGCAATTCTAATAAATTTctataaaccaaaacaaaaacaacaacaacaaaaaaccacaAGCCCATAATATAAGAGAACTGAATTTAAAGCTGGAGATAATACATGACACACAGAAATTCACACTGGTGACAGAGGACAGCTGCCCTCTCACAAAGTACCTCTCATATCCAGCACAACTTTTCGGAAGGACTTCTGACCCGCAGGAAGCTGCTCTGCGGCTGGCTGCTTTGGGGGCTGCAACCCTGGCAAGTGGGGGTGTAAATTTAGAGCTGCAGTGAGGTAGCTGTATGCAACCTGCCTCCATCCTCTTACTCCCCTACAGACAAGGGAAATACGGAACAACAGATTGCACTCGATCACATCACCCAACTCCATCGCACTTCTCCCAATCACTTACCATCCCAACTTCCCGGAACCAATCACTTGGGGAAGGGCTGCCTAGTTGGTGCTGGACACCTGGAACCTGTCCCTGTGAACACTGGAAGGCAGACTTTAGGTATCCTCAGGCCTGCTTTCCCCCAGTTTCTGCTGTGAAATTAGATGAACTCAATGCTACATGCCAAGTCCTCAACATGCCACATCACGAACGcgccaaatgaaacagaaagaagttCATGGTAACTATTACAGggaagtctcctagaattaatTCACCTGTAGAAATCTGCAGGTTAGGATCTAAACCCCAATACTAATTTTAGAATGGAGATGCTTCTCTTTTTAAACCAAGTTCAGTCAGCATGCCTCAACAACTGCCTGTGGCTGGGATGCCCTGTGTCCAGACAGGGTTCATCAGCCAAGTTCAGGGGCACCTGGGCTTTTGTTGCGCTCAAACTAAGCGCCTTAGTCTGGTACAAGGCAAGATTATGAGGTGGTTTTCACACTGATGCACATCAAAGTGGCATAGTGAATATTTACAATTACACTGGAATGGGCTCCACAGTGGAATAAAGTGTGCTCTTCTCCACTGCTGTGCACATCACCTCTTCTCCAGGCGAGCTGTGGGCACTGCAGCTCTTAGTAAATGCAGCCCTCAAGCTTTTCACCTTTGTTCTTCCCACACCATTTCATTGTAATGTCAGCTCACGACAGGAAATCTAAGAAGGCAGCTCTCCCACAAAACCCATGGGAGCAGCATATGAATGACAGCAGTGACCAAGTCTGTTATCAACCCTGCAGGTTCAGATTTCATGAAAAATCCTGCAAGGAGAATGTTACGGAGAGTGTTTTTCAGCAGCGCTGGCTCTTGTGTGCAGAAAACCATTCACTAGCAGACACTTCTGACAGATAGAATGGGCGCGGCTGTTTGTCATTCTTTGAAGTACAGcaaaatcaaattttataatATAACCTGAAGAAACTCTGTGCCCTctgatttatatttctaaaattcaaagcAGCAGTACATACTACATTGTTCAACACAAATAGTAGGGAATATTTCTGCTAATTCTTCTGTCAATGTCAGTTTGACATGAAGTGATGAATACTAATAGGATTCTAGTTCAGAAAACACCTTGCTGTCTTTTACTGATTGAGATACAGTTTCTCTATTTATGTTTGCTTATATCAGTTTATTTCCAAAAAAGAATTTAAGGTGGGCTTTGACAGTAATAGAGGGTAGCTGACATCTCAGCAGTCTAaggcaaaaaattattttaactaggAAAAAACATTTAACCCAAAATAGCAGTAAACTGGAATCTTTCAGTTATTGGTTTGACATGACAATATTTGTTTCATAAAAATTGCCTATTCCTTTTAAATATAATACTGAGATTTTTCCCTACCAATCACTCCTTTATTTAATAATCCTGTTGCtgctttataaaacaaaaataaacaaaatgtaattgcAAAGCTTAGTTTGCAATTTTTCCACTGTATAATTTACTCACATTTTTTCAAAACTCCATATTCCTTTCTATATAAGTACATGTGAACTAACCATGAATAGTTTTACagcttatttaaaatataagtgaGGAACGTAGACATTTGCCACACCAAAAGCTAGttattacttttacttttttaaggcaATGGTAATTTAAGAAGAGAGTCCCAAGAAACTTAATAGGATTCCCAGCAGTGATAATCTCTGGTATTTATGAGATTTGAAACATAATCATAAAAGGCTAAAAACTGAAACATACattcctactttttcttttcaaaaaatccaGACAAGATGTCACATCAAGAAAGCTCAGCACGTTCCCGGACGGTGGCCTCAGTGGTCCTCAGACCCGCTGCCCCTCCTCCCAGGGCCGGAGCCCTGCACGGAGGACAGCAGTGCGTCTGCAATTGGCTTCTTTGGGTTCTCCTCCAGGTCTGTCTTGATGGCTCCAGACTCAGACAATTTCCACTCCAATTCTACACGACAAAGAAAGAGCAAGTCACCTAAGACACAGTCTGCATGGGGCCCTCACCCTCACTTCCAGTAAGCCCTAGCTTACTCCTAAGTAGGAACTACAATCATCAACATTTGAGGCCAATTTGATTTTAGTGGCATAATTAAAAGGTgcctagaaggaaaaaaaacagaattttaggTAGGAAAGCAAAAATACTTTCATGTTGTCAGAAGACGAGATCCCGAGAGATTACACACATTTGAACCTATgtggtaattaaaataaaaaacaaagactgaACCTGTGTTCTAATAACTAGTTTCTCAGATTATACAATTTCCCAGGAAAGAAATCagcatgaaacatttaaagaaaatacttttcatAGTCCTGCTGGCAATCCAATCACTAAATCTAATTTTAGTTAGCAAAAGGAAATTCTTAAGCCTCATGTCTGATATCTATTAGAACCAGGATAGATATAGGGTCACATCCTAGAAATATTTATTCCAAGCTTAAAAAAAAgtaccagaaaataaaagaatcagaaCCAGTTCCTATAGGAGGTCACTCACTCTCCTATAATCAGTAAAACTCTACATGGGTGTGACACCTTCTGAAGCAAAATCATGTGATATATTTTCCACTCtgacccaggcagagaaagggacTATATGAGAGATTCTACAAGAAAAAACCCGCTCATTAGGTACTTCCACTAAAATCTGACAACCATTTTAACTAAGCCCTATAACTTAAGAGTTCTCCGTAGAGATGACTAACACCAGTATTGTCAGCTCTCGGTACCTCAACTGAATGTTAGGAAAATCCaacaaatttcttaaaaaaaaatcttaagatttCTGATTCTTGACTCAAGAATACATTTAGATccacacatacaaacatatgtATAAGTGCATGTATTTAATGTTATTGTTCATTTACATGTAGTAATCATTATTTTATAAGCTCACTAATCCTCAAATAGGACTTTTTCTAGAAATAAAGACTTATAACTACTATTATACACACATCTCTCCCTTCATGGTATGTTCAAAAAGAGCAGCATAAGATGCAAACATAGATTGAGGTCGAAGTGTTGTATGCCTTTGAACATTGGCATaatgtataattgacataatgTGGGTATGCATATGCTTGTACTTTTCCCAGGTTAATATCTTAAAAGTTATAGAAAGTAGTATATAAAGTcatatcttaatatattttttaaagactactaAAGTATAGTTGGATATATTATTTCAATAGGGAGACAAAAAATTTGACTTAGCAGGAAGCTCTCAGGCCTTAGATTCCCTTCCATGTTATGTGTACATCTGTAATTTGTAACCTTCATGTGTAACAGgtggaaaggaataaaaagacaCATTCTTCAGGAGTTAAAAGGCAGAATTAAATaaacttaatttaatttaaaagtaagatattcaattgagaaaatatttctattagagatttacatatacatacatttatacacatacaGATATACATCTAGTATGTTCatatgaatgaaacaaaaaatgatgTCATCTTGAGCTACAATTTAAAACATATTCAACTATATGGACAAATAAAACATACTAgacattaatattaaatatatattttttaaagtccattGTGTCCTCTTTTAACTGAGAACTATTAGAACCCAGTTGTAACTGCCGCCAATGAATCATCTAAAAATTCAGAGATTAAAGGTGCTTCTTCCCTTTAAAGGATCTCTCACAGGGCACAGGTGACCGACAAATCATGTCTAGGAAACAGGCACTATCTTCAACAGAAAGATCCCCTCGCCATCCTTAACAGGCACTGGTCATCTCTAACACACACTGGTGCCCTGGACCGTCTCAAAGAGGCTCTTACCATCTCTTGTCAGGTTCATGCCACCAAATACCAGGGGCCCAATAAATTGAGCCTTGATATCACCTTCAAGGTAAATGAATACTGTTGGCAGATTCCTATCAGGAAAATTGGGTATGCAGGTTGTTGAAATTGCTTTGATAAATTTGACGTCAGGAAACTTCCTGGCAAGTCCACTGAAGTGCTGATTTATCAGGGCACAGAGGGGAAtcctataaaatgaaaacagtaaacaACGGTGGGAGAGGAATCCTATGAAACAGAAGTAGAAGCAATGTGATTCTGCATTTATACAGAACGAAGCTCAATGACCCTCTACCCCATGTAAATCCTCACAGCAGTTTCACAAACAATGCCGCTACTCCAGCCAAGCaaattaacctttttaaaaaactctcttAATATATTCAGGGAAAGTGAAGAAAGAACTCAAAAACTCAAGTCCAATTTATTTGATCCAACACTAAGTCAGGAAAACATCTTTAATGTAAAAGATAATTATATGCTCTTTTATATGAGAAAACATTCAAGATTTAGAATTGTGGAACAGGTCAGACAACATTTAAAAGGTCACCCTCATCACCTGTGAATGATTCATTACGTGGAATTTTGAAATGTCAGAGTTTCTCTAGAGGGATGAATAAGGAATTCCTTTTCAACAAAAGCAAAGGCTTCACTGCTACAGTGCAACCAACGAGCTCATATGAGTCACAAATATTAATTTCAAAGTCTTAAGACAAAAATTAGGCATTACCGTTCGGGTAAATCAgccacaaaaacataaaatactagtttaaaaaaacccaaaaaactccAATATGGACTAAGCCGGAGAGGTTCAAGATATAAATTCAAATTACGATTTAAAGAGTGCATTATATCAGCTCACCCTTGTTTGTAAAGGTGCAAGATTACCCACAAGCCCTCACCGGCTTTGGTAACTTCTTGAACATAATCCTTTCCTGAGATCTCCAAAACTTCTCCAAATTTATTCTTGAGTTTTGTTGCCTTCCACTCGGCcagtctctgctgcctgcaagacaggaggaggagggagacatcTGACTCAGCCGGGGCACGCACACGCCTCTCTGGACACACACCCCTTTCAGACAGCAACCTCTGCAAAGGTCCAGGTTTATTTATTTGCCACACTGGCAAAAGTTCAAGACCAGTTCATTGAACTCTGCAGTACTATTATTTACTTACAGCCCTTTACAAATGTTATCTCagttagaaaattaatttctcaaTGGAAACATATTTCAGTGCCACACAAAAAATGGAACAGTCCCTCTGGGTGGCACTAACCTGTACATTTCAATGGCACGTTCGTCTTCCTCATTAAATTCATCTTCATTTTCCTCCAGTTCTTCCAAGGTCATAGACTCATACGTTTTCACTGAATGTGGGTAAGTCAGCAAAAACCAAAAAATGTACAAGATGAACAAACATGCATTTGGATTTTTTCCCTTCACTCTTCTCCTAAAGATGTACGTGCAGCACCTGCAGACCGCAGCCcaccaaaaccaaaataaaaagcaCTTATGGTACTACACTACACCCTTAAGTTAAGAAGCTGAGGTGTTTTCACAAGACAGAACTACGCTGTTTTCTGCAGGCTTGACTCTCTTAACCTCCACACAGTATCAAGGGTACAAGAAATTTCTCAAGCTTATAAAACAAGAGAGCTGCATCTACCTAAACTCACCCAGGGCTGATTTTCAAGCACATGAGCTTGTGGACCTGTCCACTGACAGGGCTCAAATCTCCAAGGAGATGGGCGGATAGCAGTGGGTGTCCCAAGCTGAACTCACCCTTCCTAAACTAAAGGCATTACCCAGCGACTTCTAGGTCTTTTCTTGTGAGAGGGGGACAgctctatcttttcttttctccagctgctATAgcatctgtattttgtttttattgccaaAAGCACTCTTGCTTCTTGACATCAAAACAGGCTTTTGACCCCTAACCCCACCCCATCACTGCACCAAACTGCTCTTATCAAGGTCAACGATGGCCTCCACTTCTTGAGTGGGGAGCAGCCTTTGATTCAACCCATCACTGCCTCCTTTGAAAGACTGTCCGCTCGCTTTCAGGATGCCTTCTCACTTCCTACCTCTATCACTGCCCATCCTTTGGACCCTTTGCTGATCTgactccttttcttctttatacctACTCCCTTGGTGACTCTATCTCATGGCCTTATGTTCTACCAATAGGCTGACAACTCCCAAATTGGAGAAAAACATACCCACTGCCCATGTACCATCTCTATTTGTTTAATTAGAATCTCAAAGTTCCTATGTCACAGAGTTACAATCTCCCCTCCAACCtgctcctctctgagcctccctcaCCTCAGCCAAGGGAACCCCACCCTTCAGGCTGTCAAGCCCAAAGACCTGAAACCACGCTTGACTGATTTCCTCTCATATCGCCTAAAGgatccatcagcaaatcctgttgGTCCTACTCTCAAAATACAGCTAGACCTGACCACTTCTCACCATTTCCTCCACCACCATGCTGGTCCAAGCCGATGAATCCCATGCTCGAATAACTGCACTAGTTTCCAGACTCCTCTCCCTACTTCCTGCCGTGCCCCCCAAAGTCCTTGCTCAGCAAGGCAGCACAGGATGGTGCTGTCAACATGGAGGACATGTTATTCTTCTGTTCAAACCTCCAAGGCCTCCTGCCCCATTAAGCGTAAAGCCAAGTTCTTACTAGCTAAGCTACAAGGTCCTAAGTGGTCTGACTCCTAGTTGCCTCTCAACTTACTATGACTCTCTCTGGGTCCTACTGGCTTCCTTGAAGATTCTCTAACATGCTTTCACTTGCTGAAGTAGCTCAATTTACCACCTCAGGTCTACTCAAATGTCATTCCCAGGGGGCCTTCTCTAGAATTATACTCACCTCCACCAACCCTTTCGAGCCCCTTTCCCTGCCATATTCTCCACATTTCACTTAaacattgtctgtctgtctctcgcACAAGAATGTACATTCCAGAAGGACAGGGATGTTGTCTGGCCTGTGTACAGCTAAAGCCCCACTGCCTAGAACATCACTTGGCACACAGTgatcattcaataaacatttcctgGATAAATGTAATACATCCTTCTGTAAATTAGCTCTAACATGTTGACAGGACACAGAAGTAGTTAGCCTCTGTgatcaatggttctcaaactttggtgTGAATGAGAAATCCTTTGAGGTACTTTCTTAAAatgccccaggccccacccccagggatTCAGGTTCAGGCGATACAGCTACCTTTGAGAAAATGCCTCTCAGACCCCACAGTTTCTTCAGGATTATCATGTGCTCCTCTGACACAGACAAGGAAGTGTGGAAACACAAGGGGTCTGTGACGTCTCCCTAATTCTCCGGCACTGGAAGTTGAAGGCTAGAGACATCCAGGACTCACTGGAGGTCACAGCAACAGTGCCCATCCAGCCCTTCAATCCCTGGCTCCCGACTCCTGCTCAGAGGGTCCTACCGAAGCCATCAGAGGCTTAGAAAGCTGTTTCCTACCCAGATTGACACAGAATAAAAAGTGCAAGTAAGCTCACCAACTGACTGTTCAAGGACACGCTGctcctcctcttctgcctccttttccaagtctttcaaactgtccTTTGAGGGCAAGATGCCCTTTTTGCGTAAGATGTCATTCCACTCGGTGTCTGCATTGGGGTCCTAGAGCAGGACCAAGGACACGATGAGTGCCAAGTCCACTACAGAGGGCGTGAGGCTGGGCAAGGGTCAGGTGGGAAACGTGGTACAAACAGGAATTCAAACCAAATTATTCTGTGGTCTGTTTCTGAGAGAATGTCAGAAGATCCACAGTCCATTCCATTCTTCCTGTCCTCCAGCCCATGCCCCACCAAGGAGCTAGTCTTGGGTAAAAACCAGGAAATCATGTGAAGATTGGCATTAACACTGATACCAAGGCTCTGACCTGGCTTCTgttcaatatttttattcatgacTTGGACGAaccattcaacagatatttattaagtacctagtATATGTTAATCATTGCACTAGACGGTAGGGAAGCAAGGTAAATGCTGGTCagctattttagagatgagaggAACAGACAGGCGATgaacaattaaataaatgaagatacaCATTACAATTGTGACCTGGGCACTTATCAACAGGATGCTGACCTTGAGAGTTACAGGATAGGCAGGGGCATTATCTCAAAAGAGGTGACATTTATCCATCACTGCAGGGTAAGAAACCAGACACCAAAAGTGAGAACTTAGGAAATtatttccaggcagagggaccagcATATACAAAGGGAAAGAGTAGAGATACTGAGCACCTCAAAGTGTTCAGTGGCTACAGGAGAATCAGAGAGGGCGGAGAGTCTGATACTGGGCTAATTCTCTAATGGACAAACCTGAGAGGAAGAACTGAGACCCCTCGGAATAGGGGTCACAATGGCTAACATGTACCGAGTACTAGGTACTGGGCATGCTTCTAAGCCCTTACCTTTATCTACCTGACTGACCCTCACAGGCTTGGGAGAGAACTGGCATTAGGAAGACCCAGGCCTGCCAGACAAGGCAAATTTACCAGGACCAAaggtcagaaaaataaatgtcaaagtgTTCTCTTAGCTCCAGAACCCAGCTGCCCAAACACTGGTTTTGCATGGCTCAGCATGACCACTGCGATGTACCTGGGTTGGACTATGAAAACAAGGAGTGCTGTGGAAATGGCACTGGGGTAACCAGGCTCCACCCACAACTCCGATCATGGTGTTGGTGAGAAAcatcagaagaaaaatgaatagcAGACTTTCACCAGGACGGTCAGGGAGGACCTCTGGAGAGGTGACTTTTTTAAACAGGGAACTGAAGGACAGACAAGGCAAAGTAGGCTGGGGCAGCCTTGGAGATTCCTCTTCACCATATAAGAGTATCCGGCTTGTGGCAGACAcagtgtttttaaattatcatcCTCCCCAAATCTCCCATGCCTCCTGCCCCAACCAAACCCAGGGTGTGAGTCAGAGACGATTTAATCAGAATTCCTGACCACAGCAAGATCTGGGAGGCAGCAGAGTGATCTTCAGAGGAAGGTCCTTGGCCAGTGACACAATTAACATGTCACAGGGTTTTGCTCTTAAAGCAGCCATTTCCACGGTGTCTTCACTCATTTAGTGAATGAATAGTGAAAGGCTAATCTTTGGGTTTTAGTCAAATTCCATCAACAAATTCCAGATGAAAGGACAAAACTAGGGGATTTGGTTTTACCTACTTTAAGGCAGAAAACTGAGCAGAGGGATCCTCGGGCTGAGCTCCGGAGGCAAGGCTGTCCGAAAGGTGGCTCTCCTCAATCCGAACACCTGGGTTAGGGGGAACAGGCAGCCCCTCACACAGCTCTACGTGGAATCAGGGACCCGGGTTCCTCCACCGTTCTACGTTATGTGACCTCTAGGCGGAACTCTTCAAATATCTGTGAGCCTCAGCTTCCATTGCCATACAACAGGTTCACAGCACACCTGCTTAGGTGCTCACTAAGAGGTAATACATAGGAAGTAACTTTGTCAGATGGGATCGGACGAGTACTTCACAGACCCCACGGGAGCCAGCCTCAAGAAGCAGCAGCTCCAAAGGGCAACGATTTGTCGGATGGTGGGGCACACAGGGGTGAAAACGCCTAGCCCAGGGGTCCCGGCGGGACCACGCCTGCCCTCCCGCACTGCGCCTGCGCCTTGCTTGGATTCGCGTGGCCTCCCCGGTGCATGTGGCGCCCGGAGCTTCTCACAAGCCCGATCGGGAAAAGCTGGGTCCGGTGCGCACCCAGTGGGTCAAACGAGCGACCACAGCCTCCAGACCTCGCGTTC
This genomic interval from Manis javanica isolate MJ-LG chromosome 1, MJ_LKY, whole genome shotgun sequence contains the following:
- the PDCL3 gene encoding phosducin-like protein 3 isoform X2, yielding MTLEELEENEDEFNEEDERAIEMYRQQRLAEWKATKLKNKFGEVLEISGKDYVQEVTKAGEGLWVILHLYKQGIPLCALINQHFSGLARKFPDVKFIKAISTTCIPNFPDRNLPTVFIYLEGDIKAQFIGPLVFGGMNLTRDELEWKLSESGAIKTDLEENPKKPIADALLSSVQGSGPGRRGSGSEDH
- the PDCL3 gene encoding phosducin-like protein 3 isoform X1, encoding MQDPNADTEWNDILRKKGILPSKDSLKDLEKEAEEEEQRVLEQSVVKTYESMTLEELEENEDEFNEEDERAIEMYRQQRLAEWKATKLKNKFGEVLEISGKDYVQEVTKAGEGLWVILHLYKQGIPLCALINQHFSGLARKFPDVKFIKAISTTCIPNFPDRNLPTVFIYLEGDIKAQFIGPLVFGGMNLTRDELEWKLSESGAIKTDLEENPKKPIADALLSSVQGSGPGRRGSGSEDH